The sequence GCCCGGCGCCACGGAGCCGAGCGCGATGCCCGCGACGATGCACAGGACCACCCAGACGCTGAGGTAGCGCTCGAACAGGCCCATTGCCGGACGGGGAGCCGGCTCCCGATGGACGTCAGCGGTCATGCCGGGCCATCCTCCCGGCGAACCTGGCCGATGCGCTGCCCGGCGCCGTCCACCACCGCCTCGCCGTCCTCCTTGGCGAAGGCCCCGCGCTGCGGGTCGGGAAGGATGTCCAGGACCAATTCGGACGGGCGGCACAGCCGCACGCCGAGCGGCGTCACGACGATCGGCCGGTTGATGAGAATGGGGTGGGCGACCATGGCGTCGAGAAGCCGTTCGTCATCGAGCGCCGGATCGTCCAGGCCAAGCGCCGCGTAGGGGGTGCCCTTCTCGCGCAGCACGGCGCGCACCGGCACGCCCATGCGGCGGATGAGGTCGGCAAGCGCGTCGCGTCCCGGCGGCGTCTTCAGATACTCGACGACGACCGGCTCGACGCCGCTGTTGCGGATCATCGCCAGCGTGTTGCGCGAGGTGCCGCAATCCGGGTTGTGGTAGATGGTGACCGCTGTCATGGGAACTGTCCGCCGAGGCTGCTGGGGCCCCTATATTTCCATACTTGTCGAAATATAGAAACGTGGATTCGCCGGGCCGGCCGATCCACCGCCCCCGTGTGGCCGCCCCCGTGTGGCCGGCGGCGCGCTTGCCGGTGGGGTGCCCGTCCGTTAGGCTGCGCCCCATGAACGTCAAGGATGTCATCGCCGGGCTGGGAGCGCTGGCGCAGGAGCACCGGCTGGCCGCGTTCCGGGAACTGGTGCAGCAGGGTCCGGACGGGCTGCCCGCGGGCGTGCTGGCGGAGCGGCTGGGCCTCGCCCCGGCGACCCTGTCCTTTCATCTCTCGCAATTGAGCAACGCCGGGCTCGTCGCGTCGCGCCGCCAGGGGCGGCTGATCATCTACAGCGTCGATGTCGGGCGCTTCCAGGCGCTGCTCGGCTTTCTGACCGAGAATTGCTGCCAGGGAAACGCGGATCTCTGCCGGCCGCGTCCCGGCGGCTGCGCGCCCGAAAGCGACTGAGGCGCGGTCAGCGCCGCTGCAGCGACATGGTGTAGCGGAAGCCGGCACCGGGGTGGGTGTTCACCGCGATCTCCACCAGACGCCCGTCATCGGTGAAATAGCGCCGGGTGATGACGAGGATCGGCGACTGCGGCGGGACATGCAGGCGCGAGGCGACGTTCAGGCTGGCCGGGGCGGCCTCGATGTCCTGCATCACCTCGGCGATGCGAACGCCGTAGCGCTGCTCAAGCACCGTGTAGATGGCGTACTGCACCACATCCAGATTGCGCACCACGTCGGAGAAGGCGGCGTCGATGTAGACCTCCACGTAGGAGAAGGGCTCCGACGTCTCGCGGGTGCGGCGCAGCGCGCTGACGCGGAACCACTGCGTGTCCGGGCGGCAGCCCAGCCGGCCCGCCAGCTCCTCCTCCACGATGATGCGGTCCACCGAGAGGATTTCCAGCCGGGTCGAGGTGGCGTACTGGACCAGCTCGTCCAGGGAACTGATGGAGTTGACGAAGCGCCCGTCGGCGCGGCGCGCCGCCAGGACCGAACCCGATCCCTGGCGGCGCAGGATGTAGCCCATCTCCTGAAGCCGGCGCAGCGCCTCGCGGACCGTGTGTCGGCTGACGGCGAAGCGGCTGCACAGTTCCTGCTCGGTCGGCAGGCGGTCGCCGACGGCGTAGGCGCCGGCGTCGATCTCCTCCAGCAGGCTGCGGACGATCTCCTGGTAGAGCGGAGTCTCCCCCCGCTCCGCCGCGCCGTCCGTGCCGCTGTTTTCCTTCAGGCTGT is a genomic window of Azospirillum formosense containing:
- a CDS encoding metalloregulator ArsR/SmtB family transcription factor, with protein sequence MNVKDVIAGLGALAQEHRLAAFRELVQQGPDGLPAGVLAERLGLAPATLSFHLSQLSNAGLVASRRQGRLIIYSVDVGRFQALLGFLTENCCQGNADLCRPRPGGCAPESD
- the arsC gene encoding arsenate reductase (glutaredoxin) (This arsenate reductase requires both glutathione and glutaredoxin to convert arsenate to arsenite, after which the efflux transporter formed by ArsA and ArsB can extrude the arsenite from the cell, providing resistance.), which produces MTAVTIYHNPDCGTSRNTLAMIRNSGVEPVVVEYLKTPPGRDALADLIRRMGVPVRAVLREKGTPYAALGLDDPALDDERLLDAMVAHPILINRPIVVTPLGVRLCRPSELVLDILPDPQRGAFAKEDGEAVVDGAGQRIGQVRREDGPA
- a CDS encoding GntR family transcriptional regulator, which produces MSDEADSLKENSGTDGAAERGETPLYQEIVRSLLEEIDAGAYAVGDRLPTEQELCSRFAVSRHTVREALRRLQEMGYILRRQGSGSVLAARRADGRFVNSISSLDELVQYATSTRLEILSVDRIIVEEELAGRLGCRPDTQWFRVSALRRTRETSEPFSYVEVYIDAAFSDVVRNLDVVQYAIYTVLEQRYGVRIAEVMQDIEAAPASLNVASRLHVPPQSPILVITRRYFTDDGRLVEIAVNTHPGAGFRYTMSLQRR